One segment of Ipomoea triloba cultivar NCNSP0323 chromosome 12, ASM357664v1 DNA contains the following:
- the LOC115998198 gene encoding cystinosin homolog isoform X2 → MASWNSTPLEVLYNVLGWVAFVSWSISFYPQVILNFRRKSVIGLNFDFVVLNLTKHTSYLIYNASLFFGSAVQRQYRQKYGFDEMIPVAANDVAFSVHAVLLTAITLFQIAIYDRGTQKVSKSCTAIVSVAWLAIAVCVFIAIPKHSWLWLVSCFNILQVVMTVIKYIPQAVMNFRRKSTVGWSIGNILLDLLGGLTNYGQMAVQSIDQHSWVNFYGNIGKTLLSLVSVFFDILFIVQHYVLYPSRKAVTSDDADAEAGMQRSI, encoded by the exons ATGGCGTCTTGGAACTCAACTCCGCTGGAGGTGCTATACAACGTATTGGGATGGGTTGCGTTTGTGTCGTGGTCTATCAGTTTCTATCCTCAGGTCATCCTCAACTTTCGCCGGAAAAG TGTGATAGGATTGAATTTCGATTTCGTGGTGTTGAATTTGACCAAGCACACCTCCTATCTCATCTACAACGCTTCACTCTTCTTCGGCTCTGCTGTTCAGAGGCAGTACCGTCAGAAATATGGCTTTGATGag ATGATACCTGTAGCTGCTAACGATGTTGCTTTCTCTGTACATGCTGTTCTTTTGACGGCAATAACCTTGTTTCAAATCGCGATCTATGAT AGGGGAACCCAGAAGGTCTCAAAAAGTTGCACTGCAATTGTGTCGGTTGCGTGGTTGGCCATTGCTGTTTGTGTGTTCATTGCTATACCCAAACATAGTTGGCTTTGGCTGGTGTCTTGCTTCAA CATCTTGCAGGTTGTCATGACAGTCATCAAGTACATTCCCCAG GCAGTCATGAATTTTCGACGAAAGAGCACTGTTGGATGGAGTATTGGCAACATTTTACTTGATTTACTCGGAGGTCTTACAAATTATGGGCAGATGGCTGTGCAGTCTATAGATCAAC aTTCTTGGGTGAATTTCTATGGAAATATAGGAAAGACTTTATTGTCTCTG GTATCTGTATTCTTTGACATTCTGTTCATCGTGCAACATTATGTGCTCTATCCTTCCAGAAAGGCAGTTACTTCCGATGATGCTGATGCTGAAGCG GGTATGCAGCGCTCAATTTGA
- the LOC115998198 gene encoding cystinosin homolog isoform X1 has product MASWNSTPLEVLYNVLGWVAFVSWSISFYPQVILNFRRKSVIGLNFDFVVLNLTKHTSYLIYNASLFFGSAVQRQYRQKYGFDEMIPVAANDVAFSVHAVLLTAITLFQIAIYDRGTQKVSKSCTAIVSVAWLAIAVCVFIAIPKHSWLWLVSCFNILQVVMTVIKYIPQAVMNFRRKSTVGWSIGNILLDLLGGLTNYGQMAVQSIDQHSWVNFYGNIGKTLLSLVSVFFDILFIVQHYVLYPSRKAVTSDDADAEAVRKKLLINSSDHPHADDV; this is encoded by the exons ATGGCGTCTTGGAACTCAACTCCGCTGGAGGTGCTATACAACGTATTGGGATGGGTTGCGTTTGTGTCGTGGTCTATCAGTTTCTATCCTCAGGTCATCCTCAACTTTCGCCGGAAAAG TGTGATAGGATTGAATTTCGATTTCGTGGTGTTGAATTTGACCAAGCACACCTCCTATCTCATCTACAACGCTTCACTCTTCTTCGGCTCTGCTGTTCAGAGGCAGTACCGTCAGAAATATGGCTTTGATGag ATGATACCTGTAGCTGCTAACGATGTTGCTTTCTCTGTACATGCTGTTCTTTTGACGGCAATAACCTTGTTTCAAATCGCGATCTATGAT AGGGGAACCCAGAAGGTCTCAAAAAGTTGCACTGCAATTGTGTCGGTTGCGTGGTTGGCCATTGCTGTTTGTGTGTTCATTGCTATACCCAAACATAGTTGGCTTTGGCTGGTGTCTTGCTTCAA CATCTTGCAGGTTGTCATGACAGTCATCAAGTACATTCCCCAG GCAGTCATGAATTTTCGACGAAAGAGCACTGTTGGATGGAGTATTGGCAACATTTTACTTGATTTACTCGGAGGTCTTACAAATTATGGGCAGATGGCTGTGCAGTCTATAGATCAAC aTTCTTGGGTGAATTTCTATGGAAATATAGGAAAGACTTTATTGTCTCTG GTATCTGTATTCTTTGACATTCTGTTCATCGTGCAACATTATGTGCTCTATCCTTCCAGAAAGGCAGTTACTTCCGATGATGCTGATGCTGAAGCGGTAAGAAAGAAGCTATTAATTAACTCTTCTGATCACCCACATGCAGATGATGTGTAA
- the LOC115997947 gene encoding protein NOI4: MTPTAEKARPLPKFGEWDVNNPASADGFTVIFAKARDEKKGTGNSAARQPPAARPGDPRDDDLPTAVLLFLKHE, from the exons ATGACGCCT ACTGCAGAGAAAGCGCGGCCGTTGCCGAAATTCGGCGAGTGGGATGTGAATAACCCGGCCTCAGCCGATGGATTTACAGTGATATTTGCCAAGGCAAGAGATGAGAAAAAAGGAACCGGAAACTCCGCCGCTCGCCAACCGCCTGCAGCAAGGCCCGGTGATCCCCGTGATGACGACCTCCCCACG GCGGTTCTGCTGTTTCTGAAACATGAGTAG